One part of the Pseudocalidococcus azoricus BACA0444 genome encodes these proteins:
- a CDS encoding endonuclease/exonuclease/phosphatase family protein → MGKLQRRGEIFHHFLARVWQTYQPTLSKKWLYGSLGILVAGLVMGCGHWLGANSLSSPVIALSGEITPIHQIQGEEHFSSQVGQIVTTTGIVTGLDQRGFYLQSEQSDSTPRTSEGLFVFTNVAPTVRPGNRVAVRGRVREFQPEQAPGDLPLTQISSQGEIQVLRENQPLPAPIVLSRPPTEIIYRPATNLKNTPASLEPQARGLDFYESLEGMRVTIPEPQVVGPQNSRHQFFVVSQRGQQATGMNSRGGITIRALSQSPYLDGDFNPERLRINPKLLPEAQQHQALQVGDRLANLTGILTYNWGNYEVLLDPEQSLKPTSSKKLMPETTSLKGDQTHLTVATFNVENLSVQEPERIIRVAQAIHQNLQNPDLIALQEIQDDSGSLDNGIVSAAQTAQLLINGIKHEGGPDYEYLDISPINNADGGQPGGNIRVAFLYNPQRLNLVNNPQGPGQSQTPVQIKATGLSHNPGRIQPQDLAWRAGRKPLIAQFRWQDQTIYAINVHLKSKRGDAPLMGLNQPPTLGSQGTRMAQTQILQQFIGELQQQQPQARIILLGDMNDFAFSLPLQQLSQAPANLANLTQIRLPEVEQYSYIYEGNSQQLDHIWVSQNVVQTNPTSAAVDIVHLNAEFSPQISDHDPVVCRLVINADGGT, encoded by the coding sequence ATGGGGAAGTTACAACGCCGCGGAGAGATTTTTCATCACTTTTTGGCTCGTGTCTGGCAGACCTATCAACCCACACTCAGCAAAAAGTGGCTTTATGGCAGTTTAGGGATTTTGGTGGCTGGCCTGGTGATGGGCTGCGGGCATTGGTTAGGCGCAAATAGCCTCTCCAGTCCGGTTATTGCCCTATCTGGAGAAATCACTCCGATTCATCAAATTCAAGGAGAGGAGCATTTTTCGAGCCAAGTTGGCCAAATCGTTACCACAACTGGTATTGTCACTGGCCTGGATCAGCGGGGGTTTTATCTCCAATCGGAGCAATCTGATTCTACCCCCCGGACTTCCGAGGGACTCTTTGTCTTTACGAATGTTGCCCCCACAGTCAGGCCTGGGAACCGAGTCGCAGTCCGAGGTCGGGTAAGGGAATTCCAGCCAGAACAAGCCCCTGGGGATCTGCCCTTAACCCAAATCAGTAGCCAGGGTGAAATCCAAGTCCTGAGGGAGAACCAGCCCTTACCCGCCCCAATTGTCCTGAGCCGCCCCCCCACAGAGATTATTTACCGCCCAGCCACAAACCTAAAAAATACCCCAGCTTCCCTCGAGCCCCAGGCCCGGGGGTTAGACTTTTACGAATCTTTAGAAGGAATGCGGGTGACGATTCCCGAACCGCAAGTGGTCGGCCCCCAAAATTCCCGCCACCAGTTTTTTGTCGTCAGTCAACGGGGGCAGCAGGCCACAGGGATGAACTCACGGGGCGGCATTACCATTCGAGCCTTGAGTCAGAGTCCCTATTTGGATGGTGACTTTAACCCGGAACGGCTGCGGATTAACCCAAAACTGCTACCCGAAGCCCAACAACATCAAGCCCTCCAAGTTGGAGATCGCCTTGCTAACTTAACCGGAATCCTCACCTATAACTGGGGCAATTACGAAGTTCTCCTTGATCCAGAGCAATCTCTCAAACCAACCAGTTCCAAAAAACTAATGCCTGAAACCACATCCCTCAAAGGTGATCAGACCCATTTAACAGTCGCTACCTTTAATGTTGAAAACCTGAGTGTCCAAGAACCCGAGCGAATTATCCGTGTTGCCCAGGCCATCCACCAGAACTTACAAAATCCCGACCTGATTGCCCTCCAAGAAATTCAAGATGATAGTGGCAGCCTTGATAACGGGATTGTCAGTGCAGCCCAAACCGCCCAACTGCTGATCAATGGCATCAAACATGAGGGCGGCCCCGACTATGAGTATTTAGATATTTCGCCGATTAACAATGCGGATGGTGGCCAACCCGGCGGGAATATTCGGGTCGCCTTTCTCTACAATCCCCAACGCCTTAACCTGGTGAATAATCCCCAAGGCCCCGGCCAGAGTCAAACCCCCGTCCAAATTAAGGCCACTGGTCTGAGTCACAACCCTGGGCGGATTCAGCCCCAAGATCTGGCCTGGCGGGCGGGGCGCAAACCCCTCATTGCCCAATTCCGCTGGCAGGATCAAACCATTTATGCCATCAATGTCCATCTCAAATCCAAGCGGGGTGATGCACCACTGATGGGACTGAATCAGCCACCAACCTTGGGTAGTCAGGGGACGCGGATGGCCCAAACCCAAATTTTGCAACAATTCATCGGCGAACTTCAACAACAGCAACCCCAGGCCAGAATTATTCTCCTTGGGGACATGAATGATTTTGCCTTCTCTCTGCCTTTACAACAACTCAGCCAGGCCCCGGCTAACCTCGCCAATCTGACCCAAATCCGTTTACCAGAGGTGGAGCAATACAGTTACATCTACGAAGGTAATTCCCAACAGTTAGATCACATCTGGGTCAGTCAAAATGTGGTGCAAACGAATCCAACCTCAGCGGCTGTGGATATTGTCCATCTCAACGCTGAATTTAGCCCCCAGATTAGCGATCATGACCCGGTTGTTTGTCGTTTAGTCATAAATGCGGACGGAGGGACTTGA